One window of Acipenser ruthenus chromosome 17, fAciRut3.2 maternal haplotype, whole genome shotgun sequence genomic DNA carries:
- the LOC117423511 gene encoding choline-phosphate cytidylyltransferase A-like, protein MEAHGSGKSSRKRKKEGSNGEAEKDVKPAKMPRCSVGLTEPAPFADEIEVPYNTPYIRVTLEEARRGTPLERPVRVYADGIFDMFHSGHARALMQAKQLFPNTHLIVGVCDDDLTHKFKGFTVMNEDERYDAVSHCRYVDEVVRNAPWSLSWEFLTKHRIDFVAHDDIPYSSAGSDDVYKHIKEAGMFAPTQRTEGISTSDIITRIVRDYDVYVRRNLQRGYTAKELNVSFINEKKYHLQERVDKVKQKVKNVEERSKEFVQKVEEKSIDLIQKWEEKSREFIGNFLQMFGPEGALKHILKEGKGRMLQAISPRQSPNSSPSRERSPSPTFRLPFFTKISPPPSPQAGSARTYHISEDEEDED, encoded by the exons ATGGAGGCTCACGGCTCAGGCAAGTCCTcacggaagaggaagaaggagggCTCGAATGGGGAGGCAGAGAAAGACGTCAAGCCAGCGAAGATGCCACGCTGCTCTGTG GGTCTGACTGAACCGGCCCCCTTTGCAGATGAGATCGAGGTCCCATACAACACTCCGTACATCCGGGTCACCTTGGAGGAGGCCCGGCGGGGTACGCCGT TGGAGCGGCCGGTTCGGGTGTATGCTGACGGGATCTTCGATATGTTCCACTCCGGCCACGCCCGCGCGCTCATGCAGGCGAAGCAGCTGTTCCCAAACACACATCTCATAGTAGGAG tgTGCGACGATGATCTAACCCACAAGTTCAAGGGCTTCACGGTGATGAATGAGGACGAGCGGTACGACGCGGTGAGTCACTGCCGGTACGTCGACGAGGTCGTCCGCAACGCGCCCTGGTCCCTCTCGTGGGAGTTCCTCACGAAGCACCGG attgaCTTTGTGGCCCATGACGATATTCCATACTCCTCTGCAGGAAGTGATGACGTCTACAAGCACATTAAAGAAGCAG GCATGTTTGCCCCCACGCAGCGGACGGAAGGCATCTCCACGTCTGACATCATCACGCGGATTGTGCGTGATTATGACGTGTACGTGCGGAGGAACCTGCAGAGGGGGTACACAGCCAAGGAACTCAATGTCAGCTTTATCAAT GAGAAGAAGTACCACCTGCAGGAGCGCGTGGACAAGGTGAAGCAGAAGGTGAAGAATGTGGAGGAGCGCTCCAAGGAGTTTGTTCAGAAGGTGGAGGAGAAGAGCATAGACCTGATCCAGAAATGGGAGGAGAAATCCCGGGAGTTCATCGGCAACTTCCTGCAGATGTTTGGACCCGAGGGGGCGCTG AAACACATCCTGAAGGAAGGGAAGGGACGGATGTTGCAGGCGATCAGCCCACGGCAGAGTCCCaacagcagccccagcagggagCGCTCCCCCTCGCCCACCTTCCGGCTGCCCTTCTTCACCAAGATCTCCCCCCCGCCATCCCCGCAAGCCGGCTCCGCCCGGACGTACCACATCAGCGAGGACGAGGAGGACGAAGACTAA
- the LOC117423698 gene encoding dynein light chain Tctex-type protein 2B-like isoform X2 — translation MGESGETADNSYVIRPNFQHKFKPAAVKERIHQVLKEELASKEYDPEQVPALTRALSETIKDKLKEMGYDRYKLVVQVVIGEQRGEGVKMAARCFWDADTDSYAQGIYMNDSLFCVAAAFGCFYY, via the exons ATGGGAGAATCAGGAGAGACGGCGGATAATTCCTACGTCATCAGACCCAACTTCCAACACAA GTTCAAACCGGCGGCAGTGAAAGAGCGTATCCACCAGGTCCTGAAGGAGGAGCTGGCGAGCAAGGAGTATGACCCAGAGCAGGTGCCAGCTCTCACCCGCGCCCTCTCCGAAACCATTAAGGACAAGCTGAAAG AGATGGGGTATGACAGATACAAGCTGGTGGTGCAGGTTGTGATTGGAGAGCAGAGAGGGGAAGGTGTCAA GATGGCAGCTCGCTGTTTCTGGGATGCTGACACTGACAGTTACGCACAAGGTATCTACATGAAT GACAGTCTGTTTTGTGTGGCTGCTGCATTTGGCTGCTTCTATTACTGA
- the LOC117423698 gene encoding dynein light chain Tctex-type protein 2B-like isoform X1, which translates to MGESGETADNSYVIRPNFQHKFKPAAVKERIHQVLKEELASKEYDPEQVPALTRALSETIKDKLKEMGYDRYKLVVQVVIGEQRGEGVKMAARCFWDADTDSYAQGQSVLCGCCIWLLLLLKDMIKEQFPPKLSVYM; encoded by the exons ATGGGAGAATCAGGAGAGACGGCGGATAATTCCTACGTCATCAGACCCAACTTCCAACACAA GTTCAAACCGGCGGCAGTGAAAGAGCGTATCCACCAGGTCCTGAAGGAGGAGCTGGCGAGCAAGGAGTATGACCCAGAGCAGGTGCCAGCTCTCACCCGCGCCCTCTCCGAAACCATTAAGGACAAGCTGAAAG AGATGGGGTATGACAGATACAAGCTGGTGGTGCAGGTTGTGATTGGAGAGCAGAGAGGGGAAGGTGTCAA GATGGCAGCTCGCTGTTTCTGGGATGCTGACACTGACAGTTACGCACAAG GACAGTCTGTTTTGTGTGGCTGCTGCATTTGGCTGCTTCTATTACTGAAGGACATGATCAAAGAACAATTCCCACCTAAGCTAAGTGtatatatgtga